The following nucleotide sequence is from Acidobacteriota bacterium.
GACGCCGCCGGCAACCAGCTTCACTTTGGCTCCGGCACCACCGGCTACACCTACACCTGGGATGCCTTGTCCAAGCTCCGGTCGAAGGAAAGCGGCGACGGGAGCATCGAGGACTACTACCTCTACACTGCCGACGACGAGCGCATCAACACCCTCCACTGGGCCGAAAGCCCGATCGAGGAAACCTGGACCCTCAGGGACCTCGGCGGCCAGGTGCTGCGCACCTGGGGCACCGTCGGGGGATCCTCCGGAACCTGGACTCACCAGGAAGACCACATCCACCGCGACGGTCAGCTGCTGGCTTCCTGGAGTCCGGCCGAGGGGCTACGTTTCTTCCATCTCGACCACCTCGGCACACCACGGCTCATCACCAAGGCCGATGGGAGAAGCGCCGGGCTTCATACCTACTTTCCCTTTGGGGAAGAGTCTGTGCCCAACGGGTCCTCTGAGCGGATGAAATTCACCGGGCATGAAAGGGACACCCACGGCACCGCGGGGCAGGGAGATGACCTCGACTACATGCATGCCCGGTACTGCAATCCGCTGAACGGGCGATTTCTGTCGGTCGATCCTCTGATTGCAAGCGCTGACATTCGAAAGCCCCAGTCCTGGAATCGGTATATTTATGCGAACAAT
It contains:
- a CDS encoding RHS repeat-associated core domain-containing protein — its product is DAAGNQLHFGSGTTGYTYTWDALSKLRSKESGDGSIEDYYLYTADDERINTLHWAESPIEETWTLRDLGGQVLRTWGTVGGSSGTWTHQEDHIHRDGQLLASWSPAEGLRFFHLDHLGTPRLITKADGRSAGLHTYFPFGEESVPNGSSERMKFTGHERDTHGTAGQGDDLDYMHARYCNPLNGRFLSVDPLIASADIRKPQSWNRYIYANNNPLLMIDPDGRNAKVTCVEQECTVQVRAQILVDTSDLQQVSAAVQFKHGAQNYWNNQSVTGSSGEAISFDVQFDIVSADQAEQGVDTLTVVPGVGRARVNMTLNLSGGESGPDTGTIFTIDNASPTSTGGLPAAGAHETGHLMGLRDLYHAGERVPWDPSPSVDIMRGGQITNGARSAAFVLSGANGNSVVTREKRKGH